Proteins encoded in a region of the Myxococcus virescens genome:
- a CDS encoding phosphotransferase enzyme family protein, with translation MHPELVRRFHEPIRDEAARRYGLSPEQLTELTAFENFVYEAENDDGEGLILRISHSTRRTIDYTLGEVEFVRYLAAARIPIASPVLSESGQFVERIEDREPGSYFVATAFERAPGIVFDDAPPLKERYWKPPLFRDLGRLFARLHNRAQTYAPSSPRLKRQEWHEYDVVDIDRFAPPEEKLVRERTAAIIARLNRLPRTPESYGLIHADLHMHNFCFAEGKITAFDFDNCEYAWFVKDIAVLLFYIARGEAREARDEAAAAFLGPFLEGYRELRRMDREWLAAVPDLLALQRSMNYALFHQYRDPAVLDESTLDRWGRFRRDIEADTPVLQIDFNV, from the coding sequence ATGCATCCAGAGCTTGTCCGCCGCTTCCACGAACCGATTCGCGATGAGGCTGCGCGCCGGTATGGCCTGTCGCCCGAGCAGCTCACCGAGCTCACGGCCTTCGAGAACTTCGTCTACGAGGCGGAGAACGACGACGGCGAGGGCCTGATTCTGCGCATCTCGCACAGTACGCGGCGAACGATCGACTACACGCTGGGTGAGGTCGAGTTCGTTCGCTATCTGGCCGCCGCGCGCATTCCCATCGCCTCGCCGGTCCTCTCCGAATCGGGGCAGTTCGTGGAGCGGATCGAAGACCGCGAGCCCGGTAGCTACTTCGTCGCCACCGCGTTCGAGCGCGCGCCGGGCATCGTCTTCGACGACGCGCCTCCGCTCAAGGAGCGCTACTGGAAGCCCCCCCTGTTCCGCGACCTGGGCCGGCTGTTCGCGCGGCTCCACAACCGCGCCCAGACCTACGCGCCTTCGAGCCCCAGGCTCAAGCGCCAGGAATGGCATGAGTACGACGTGGTCGACATCGACCGGTTCGCGCCTCCCGAGGAGAAGCTCGTTCGCGAGCGCACCGCGGCGATCATCGCGCGATTGAACCGGCTACCGCGAACACCGGAGAGCTACGGGCTGATCCACGCCGATCTCCACATGCACAACTTCTGCTTCGCCGAAGGGAAGATCACCGCGTTCGACTTCGACAACTGCGAGTACGCGTGGTTCGTCAAGGACATCGCGGTACTCCTCTTCTACATCGCGCGAGGCGAGGCTCGAGAGGCGCGCGACGAAGCGGCCGCTGCGTTCCTGGGGCCGTTCCTCGAAGGGTATCGGGAGCTCCGACGGATGGATCGCGAGTGGCTCGCGGCCGTGCCGGACCTGCTCGCGCTCCAGCGCTCGATGAATTACGCGCTGTTCCACCAGTATCGAGACCCGGCCGTGCTCGACGAGAGCACGCTCGACCGGTGGGGGCGGTTCCGGCGCGACATCGAAGCGGACACACCCGTCCTGCAGATTGATTTCAACGTGTAA